In Salmonella enterica subsp. enterica serovar Typhimurium str. LT2, a single window of DNA contains:
- the purM gene encoding phosphoribosylaminoimidazole synthetase (AIR synthetase; similar to E. coli phosphoribosylaminoimidazole synthetase = AIR synthetase (AAC75552.1); Blastp hit to AAC75552.1 (345 aa), 91% identity in aa 1 - 345), protein MTDKTSLSYKDAGVDIDAGNALVDRIKGVVKKTRRPEVMGGLGGFGALCALPQKYREPVLVSGTDGVGTKLRLAMDLKRHDAIGIDLVAMCVNDLVVQGAEPLFFLDYYATGKLDVDTAASVINGIAEGCLQSGCALVGGETAEMPGMYHGEDYDVAGFCVGVVEKSEIIDGSRVAEGDVLIALGSSGPHSNGYSLVRKIIDVSGCDPQTTLLEGKPLADHLLEPTRIYVKSVLELIENVDVHAIAHLTGGGFWENIPRVLPENTQAVINESSWQWPAIFTWLQTAGNVSRHEMYRTFNCGVGMVIALSAPEADKALALLNEKGENAWKIGIIKASDSEQRVVIE, encoded by the coding sequence GTGACCGATAAGACCTCTCTTAGCTATAAAGATGCCGGCGTCGATATTGATGCGGGTAACGCTCTGGTTGATCGAATCAAAGGCGTAGTGAAGAAAACTCGCCGCCCGGAGGTTATGGGCGGTCTGGGCGGTTTCGGTGCGCTGTGCGCGTTGCCGCAAAAATATCGTGAACCGGTACTGGTTTCCGGCACTGACGGCGTAGGTACCAAACTTCGCCTGGCGATGGACTTAAAGCGTCACGACGCTATCGGTATTGATCTGGTGGCAATGTGCGTAAACGATCTGGTCGTTCAGGGCGCGGAACCGCTGTTTTTCCTCGATTACTATGCCACGGGTAAACTGGATGTCGATACCGCCGCCAGCGTGATCAACGGTATTGCCGAAGGCTGCCTGCAATCCGGCTGCGCGCTGGTCGGCGGCGAGACGGCGGAAATGCCGGGCATGTATCACGGCGAAGATTACGATGTGGCGGGTTTCTGCGTCGGCGTAGTCGAAAAATCAGAAATCATCGACGGCTCCCGGGTTGCCGAAGGCGACGTGCTGATTGCACTCGGCTCCAGCGGCCCGCACTCGAATGGATATTCGCTGGTGCGGAAAATTATTGACGTTAGCGGCTGCGACCCACAAACCACTCTGCTGGAAGGGAAGCCGCTGGCCGATCATCTGCTTGAACCGACCCGTATCTACGTAAAATCGGTTCTGGAACTGATTGAAAACGTCGATGTACACGCTATCGCCCACCTCACCGGCGGGGGCTTTTGGGAAAATATTCCGCGCGTTCTGCCGGAGAATACCCAGGCGGTAATTAATGAGTCGTCCTGGCAGTGGCCCGCCATCTTTACCTGGCTGCAAACCGCCGGTAATGTCAGCCGACATGAAATGTACCGTACCTTTAACTGCGGCGTCGGCATGGTGATTGCGCTCTCCGCTCCGGAAGCGGACAAAGCGCTTGCTCTGCTAAACGAGAAAGGTGAAAACGCATGGAAAATCGGTATCATCAAAGCCTCTGATTCCGAACAGCGTGTGGTTATTGAATAA
- the purN gene encoding polyphosphate kinase (component of RNA degradosome; similar to E. coli phosphoribosylglycinamide formyltransferase 1 (AAC75553.1); Blastp hit to AAC75553.1 (212 aa), 87% identity in aa 1 - 212), protein MNIVVLISGNGSNLQAIIDACEAKKIKGTLRAVFSNKADAFGLERAREAGIPAQALTADRFDSRDAFDRELIRKIDAYAPDVVVLAGFMRILSPMFVAHYYGRLLNIHPSLLPKYPGLHTHRQALENGDEEHGTSVHFVTDELDGGPVILQAKVPVFANDSEDDITARVQTQEHAIYPLVISWFAQGRLKMRDNAAWLDGRRLPPQGYASDE, encoded by the coding sequence ATGAATATTGTGGTGCTGATTTCCGGCAATGGAAGCAATTTACAGGCGATTATCGATGCCTGCGAAGCGAAGAAAATTAAAGGCACCCTCAGGGCAGTATTCAGCAATAAGGCCGACGCGTTCGGCCTTGAACGCGCCAGAGAAGCCGGTATTCCGGCGCAAGCGCTGACTGCCGATCGGTTTGACAGCCGCGACGCCTTCGATCGCGAGCTGATTCGCAAGATAGACGCGTATGCGCCCGATGTGGTCGTGCTGGCCGGTTTTATGCGTATTCTGAGTCCGATGTTTGTCGCGCATTACTACGGGCGTCTGCTGAACATTCACCCTTCCCTGCTACCAAAATATCCGGGGTTGCATACCCATCGCCAGGCGCTGGAAAACGGCGATGAGGAGCACGGTACCTCGGTACATTTCGTGACAGACGAACTCGACGGCGGCCCGGTCATTCTCCAGGCGAAGGTGCCGGTTTTTGCCAACGACAGCGAAGATGATATCACCGCACGCGTACAGACTCAGGAACATGCGATTTATCCGCTGGTGATTAGCTGGTTTGCGCAGGGGCGTCTAAAGATGCGCGATAACGCCGCCTGGCTGGACGGGCGTCGTCTGCCGCCGCAAGGTTATGCGTCTGACGAATAA
- the ppk gene encoding polyphosphate kinase (component of RNA degradosome; similar to E. coli polyphosphate kinase (AAC75554.1); Blastp hit to AAC75554.1 (688 aa), 96% identity in aa 1 - 688), translating to MGQEKLYIEKELSWLAFNERVLQEAADKSNPLIERMRFLGIYSNNLDEFYKVRFAELKRRIIISEEQGSNSHSRHLLGKIQSRVLKADQEFDGLYNELLLEMARNQIFLINERQLSVNQQSWLRHYFKHYLRQHITPILINRETDLVQFLKDDYTYLAVEIIRGDTINYALLEIPSDKVPRFVNLPPETPRRRKPMILLDNILRYCLDDIFKGFFDYDALNAYSMKMTRDAEYDLVHEMESSLMELMSSSLKQRLTAEPVRFVYQRDMPAALVDVLREKLTISRYDSIVPGGRYHNFKDFINFPNVGKANLVNKPLPRLRHLWFDKEKFRNGFDAIRERDVLLYYPYHTFEHVLELLRQASFDPSVLAIKINIYRVAKDSRIIDSMIHAAHNGKKVTVVVELQARFDEEANIHWAKRLTEAGVHVIFSAPGLKIHAKLFLISRKEGDDVVRYAHIGTGNFNEKTARLYTDYSLLTADARITNEVRRVFNFIENPYRPVTFDYLMVSPQNSRRLLYEMIDREIANAQQGLPSGITLKLNNLVDKGLVDRLYAASGSGVQVNLLVRGMCSLIPQLEGISDNIRAISIVDRYLEHDRVYIFENGGDKQVWLSSADWMTRNIDYRIEVATPILDPRLKQRVLDIIDILFSDTVKARFIDKELSNRYVPRGNRRKVQAQLAIYDYIKSLEQPD from the coding sequence ATGGGTCAGGAAAAGCTATATATCGAGAAAGAACTGAGCTGGTTAGCATTTAACGAACGCGTGTTACAGGAAGCAGCGGATAAATCCAACCCGTTGATTGAGCGGATGCGGTTCCTGGGAATCTATTCTAATAACCTCGACGAGTTCTACAAAGTGCGTTTCGCTGAACTGAAACGACGTATTATTATCAGCGAAGAACAGGGTTCAAATTCTCATTCACGCCATTTGTTAGGCAAAATTCAGTCCCGCGTGTTGAAAGCAGACCAGGAGTTCGACGGCCTGTACAACGAATTACTGCTGGAAATGGCGCGTAATCAAATCTTTCTGATCAACGAGCGTCAGCTCTCGGTGAACCAACAAAGCTGGTTGCGCCACTATTTTAAGCACTATTTGCGCCAGCATATTACCCCGATTCTCATTAACCGGGAGACGGATCTTGTTCAGTTTTTAAAAGATGATTACACCTATCTGGCGGTGGAGATTATCCGTGGCGACACCATCAACTATGCGCTGCTGGAGATACCGTCCGACAAAGTCCCACGCTTCGTTAATCTGCCGCCGGAGACACCGCGCAGACGCAAGCCGATGATCCTGCTGGATAATATTCTGCGCTACTGCCTGGATGACATTTTTAAAGGGTTCTTCGACTATGACGCGCTTAATGCCTATTCGATGAAAATGACCCGCGATGCCGAATATGACCTGGTGCATGAGATGGAATCCAGTCTGATGGAGCTGATGTCTTCCAGCCTGAAGCAGCGCCTGACCGCTGAGCCTGTGCGCTTTGTCTATCAACGCGATATGCCCGCCGCGCTGGTCGACGTACTGCGGGAAAAACTGACGATCTCCCGGTATGACTCAATCGTACCCGGCGGGCGCTACCACAATTTTAAAGACTTTATTAATTTTCCGAATGTCGGTAAAGCCAACCTGGTCAATAAACCGTTACCGCGGTTACGCCATCTTTGGTTTGATAAAGAGAAGTTTCGTAACGGTTTCGACGCGATTCGTGAACGTGATGTGCTGCTCTATTATCCTTATCACACCTTTGAACATGTGCTGGAACTGCTGCGTCAGGCGTCGTTTGACCCAAGCGTGCTGGCGATCAAAATCAATATTTATCGCGTAGCGAAAGACTCGCGCATTATTGACTCGATGATCCATGCCGCCCATAACGGCAAAAAAGTCACCGTGGTGGTGGAGTTGCAGGCGCGCTTCGATGAAGAGGCAAATATTCACTGGGCCAAGCGGTTAACCGAAGCGGGCGTCCATGTTATTTTCTCTGCGCCCGGGCTGAAAATTCACGCCAAACTCTTTCTCATCTCACGAAAAGAGGGTGATGACGTGGTGCGTTATGCGCATATCGGCACCGGTAACTTCAACGAAAAAACAGCGCGGCTGTATACCGATTATTCGCTGCTGACCGCCGATGCGCGCATTACCAATGAAGTGCGTCGGGTCTTTAATTTTATTGAAAACCCCTATCGCCCGGTCACTTTCGATTATTTGATGGTTTCTCCACAAAACTCACGGCGTCTGCTGTATGAGATGATCGATCGTGAAATCGCCAATGCCCAGCAAGGCTTACCGTCAGGGATTACCTTAAAGCTTAACAACCTGGTTGATAAAGGGTTGGTCGACAGGCTATACGCCGCGTCGGGTTCGGGCGTCCAGGTCAATCTGCTGGTACGCGGTATGTGTTCTCTTATTCCGCAACTGGAAGGCATTAGCGATAATATTCGTGCGATTAGCATTGTGGATCGCTATCTGGAACACGATCGGGTTTATATTTTCGAAAACGGCGGTGATAAGCAAGTTTGGCTCTCTTCAGCTGACTGGATGACGCGTAATATTGACTACCGTATCGAAGTCGCTACGCCTATCCTCGACCCGCGGCTTAAACAACGCGTCCTGGATATCATTGACATTCTGTTTAGCGACACGGTAAAAGCGCGTTTTATCGATAAAGAACTCAGCAACCGCTACGTACCGCGCGGCAATCGCCGTAAAGTCCAGGCGCAGCTGGCAATTTATGACTACATCAAATCACTCGAGCAACCAGACTAA
- the ppx gene encoding exopolyphosphatase (similar to E. coli exopolyphosphatase (AAC75555.1); Blastp hit to AAC75555.1 (513 aa), 92% identity in aa 1 - 513): protein MPIYDKSPRPQEFAAVDLGSNSFHMVIARVVDGAMQIIGRLKQRVHLADGLGADNKLSEEAMERGLSCLSLFAERLQGFSPSSVCIVGTHTLRQAQNAADFLKRAEKVIPYPIEIISGNEEARLIFMGVEHTQPEKGRKLVIDIGGGSTELVIGENFEPRLVESRRMGCVSFAQLYFPGGVINKENFQRARMAAAQKLETLTWQYRIQGWNVAMGASGTIKAAHEVLLALGEKDGFITPERLDKLKSEVLKHRSFNALSLPGLSEERKAVFVPGLAILCGVFDALAIRELRLSDGALREGVLYEMEGRFRHQDVRSRTAKSLANQYNIDREQARRVLETTMQMYEQWQAQQPKLAHPQLEALLRWAAMLHEVGLNINHSGLHRHSAYILQHSDLPGFNQEQQMMMATLVRYHRKAIKLDDMPRFTLFKKKQYLPLIQLLRLGVLLNNQRQATTTPPTLRLTTDDSHWTLCFPHDWFSQNALVLLDLEKEQQYWEAVTGWRLNIEEESSPEIAA, encoded by the coding sequence ATGCCAATTTACGATAAATCCCCTCGTCCGCAGGAGTTCGCTGCGGTCGATCTCGGCTCAAACAGCTTTCATATGGTCATTGCCCGCGTGGTTGACGGCGCAATGCAGATTATCGGGCGCTTAAAACAGCGCGTCCATCTGGCGGACGGGCTGGGCGCAGATAACAAACTCAGCGAAGAAGCCATGGAACGGGGGCTTAGCTGTCTGTCGCTGTTTGCTGAACGCTTACAAGGTTTCTCCCCTTCCAGCGTCTGTATCGTAGGCACCCATACGTTACGTCAGGCGCAAAATGCCGCTGATTTTCTCAAACGCGCGGAAAAGGTTATTCCCTACCCGATAGAGATTATTTCCGGTAACGAAGAAGCGCGCCTGATTTTTATGGGCGTAGAACATACGCAGCCGGAAAAAGGCCGCAAGCTGGTGATCGATATCGGCGGCGGGTCAACAGAGCTGGTCATTGGCGAAAACTTCGAACCCAGGCTGGTTGAAAGCCGTCGTATGGGCTGCGTGAGCTTCGCGCAGCTCTACTTTCCCGGCGGCGTTATCAATAAAGAAAACTTCCAGCGCGCCCGAATGGCGGCGGCGCAAAAACTGGAAACCTTAACCTGGCAGTATCGTATTCAGGGTTGGAACGTAGCGATGGGCGCTTCCGGTACGATTAAGGCCGCTCATGAAGTTCTCCTGGCGCTGGGTGAGAAAGATGGCTTCATTACGCCGGAGCGCCTCGATAAACTGAAGTCAGAAGTGTTGAAGCACCGCTCCTTTAATGCGCTCAGCCTGCCGGGTCTGTCTGAAGAACGAAAAGCGGTCTTTGTGCCGGGCCTGGCGATTCTGTGCGGCGTTTTTGATGCTCTGGCTATCCGCGAGCTTCGCCTTTCCGACGGCGCATTGCGCGAAGGCGTACTGTATGAAATGGAAGGCCGCTTCCGCCATCAGGATGTTCGCAGCCGTACCGCAAAAAGTCTGGCCAATCAATACAACATTGACAGAGAACAGGCCAGACGCGTGCTGGAAACCACCATGCAGATGTACGAGCAGTGGCAGGCCCAGCAGCCAAAACTGGCGCATCCGCAGCTTGAAGCGTTGCTTCGCTGGGCGGCAATGCTGCATGAGGTTGGACTGAATATTAATCACAGCGGTTTACATCGCCATTCGGCTTATATTCTGCAACACAGCGATTTGCCCGGCTTTAATCAGGAGCAGCAAATGATGATGGCGACGCTGGTGCGTTACCATCGTAAAGCCATAAAACTGGATGATATGCCCCGCTTTACGCTGTTTAAGAAAAAACAGTATCTGCCGTTAATTCAGCTACTTCGGCTGGGCGTATTACTGAACAACCAGCGGCAGGCGACCACCACGCCGCCGACGCTGCGGCTAACGACCGATGACAGCCACTGGACGTTATGTTTTCCGCATGACTGGTTCAGCCAGAATGCGCTGGTACTGCTTGATCTGGAAAAAGAACAGCAGTACTGGGAAGCGGTAACTGGCTGGCGTCTCAATATTGAGGAAGAAAGCTCGCCGGAGATCGCCGCGTAA
- a CDS encoding putative diguanylate cyclase (similar to E. coli putative cytochrome C-type biogenesis protein (AAC75556.1); Blastp hit to AAC75556.1 (747 aa), 73% identity in aa 1 - 733) → MKLNKTYINIRDKWWGLPLILPSILLPVLSSANTYALTSTGNVVLFYLPLAFMLSLMLFFGWAALPGIVLAIFWRRYPQTGLYETLSVTMHFIITIVLSWGGYRVFSPRRNNVSHGDAHLLFQRIFWQVFCSATLFLVIYQFAAFVGMYESKASLMGVMPFNINTLINYQALLVGNLVGVPLCYFIIRTLRNPLHLRGYYQQLKLQIDSKATKKEIVIWLAVLTTLMFILCMPLTDNSSIFSTNYTLSLLLPVMLWGAMRYGYKFISIIWAVVLITSIHYYQRYMPWYSGYDTQLAITSSSYLVFSFIVNYMSVLATRQRVVSGRARRLAYLDPVVHLPNLRALNRALQNAPWSTICFLHVPGLELLGKNYGVMLRIQYKQKLSHWITPMLASNECVYQMSGHDLVLRLNTEAHQQRIEALDKHIKQFRFIWDGLPLQPPVGVSYCCVRSPVSHLYLLLGELSTSSDLSLTTNAPEDLQRRGAMHLQRDLKGRIAMMNRLQQALEHDHFFLMAQPIFGVRGDVYHEILLRLRDDNGDVINPDNFLPVAHEFGLSSAIDLWVIENTLRFMAASREYMPAHRFAINLSPTSVCRARFPAEVKQLLTQYQVEPWQLVFEVTESNSLTNAEQAQLTLGQLQQFGCQIAIDDFGTGYASYARLKNVDADILKIDGSFIRNIVSNSLDYQIVASICHLARMKNMQVVAEYVESEEIRSVVLSLGIDYLQGYLIGEPQLLSEIQ, encoded by the coding sequence ATGAAACTAAATAAAACTTATATAAATATCAGAGATAAATGGTGGGGACTACCGCTCATTCTCCCTTCGATTTTACTGCCTGTTTTAAGTAGCGCAAATACTTATGCGCTTACCAGCACTGGAAATGTGGTTCTTTTTTACCTGCCGTTAGCTTTTATGCTTAGCCTGATGCTCTTTTTCGGCTGGGCAGCACTGCCGGGCATTGTGCTTGCTATCTTCTGGCGCAGATACCCGCAGACAGGGCTGTATGAAACCCTTTCCGTGACGATGCACTTTATCATTACTATCGTGCTAAGCTGGGGCGGCTATCGTGTCTTTTCCCCCCGGCGAAACAATGTTTCCCACGGCGACGCCCACCTGCTGTTTCAACGAATATTCTGGCAGGTATTTTGTTCAGCAACATTATTTCTGGTCATCTACCAGTTTGCCGCTTTTGTTGGCATGTACGAAAGCAAAGCCAGCCTGATGGGGGTAATGCCCTTTAATATCAACACGCTGATTAATTACCAGGCGTTACTGGTCGGTAACCTTGTCGGCGTGCCATTGTGCTATTTTATTATTCGTACTCTTCGCAATCCGCTGCACCTACGGGGGTATTATCAGCAATTAAAGCTACAGATTGATAGCAAGGCCACTAAAAAAGAGATCGTTATTTGGCTGGCCGTATTGACTACACTAATGTTTATACTGTGTATGCCATTGACTGATAATAGTTCAATATTTAGTACCAACTATACGCTTTCGTTATTATTGCCGGTCATGCTGTGGGGCGCGATGCGCTATGGCTATAAGTTTATTTCAATTATCTGGGCCGTCGTGCTAATTACGTCGATTCATTATTATCAGCGTTATATGCCCTGGTATTCAGGTTATGATACGCAATTAGCGATTACCTCTTCGAGCTATCTGGTTTTTTCTTTTATTGTTAATTATATGTCTGTACTGGCCACGCGTCAGCGCGTAGTGAGTGGTCGCGCACGGCGGCTGGCCTATCTTGACCCGGTTGTACATCTTCCCAATTTACGTGCGTTAAACCGCGCGCTCCAAAATGCGCCCTGGTCTACGATCTGTTTTTTACACGTGCCGGGCCTGGAGCTATTGGGTAAAAATTATGGCGTCATGCTACGCATCCAGTATAAGCAAAAGCTCTCTCACTGGATTACGCCGATGCTGGCCTCAAATGAGTGCGTCTACCAGATGTCAGGGCACGACCTGGTGCTGCGTCTTAATACAGAGGCGCATCAGCAGCGTATTGAAGCGCTGGATAAACATATTAAGCAGTTTCGGTTTATCTGGGATGGACTGCCGCTACAGCCGCCTGTCGGCGTGAGCTATTGCTGCGTGCGTTCTCCGGTTAGCCACCTTTATCTGCTGTTGGGCGAATTAAGCACCAGTTCCGATCTTTCGTTGACGACTAACGCGCCGGAGGATTTACAGCGGCGCGGCGCAATGCACCTGCAGCGCGATTTGAAGGGCAGAATTGCGATGATGAATCGCCTGCAACAGGCGTTGGAGCACGATCATTTTTTCCTGATGGCGCAGCCTATTTTCGGTGTTCGTGGGGACGTTTACCATGAAATCTTACTGCGACTCAGGGATGACAACGGCGACGTTATCAACCCGGACAATTTTTTACCCGTGGCGCATGAGTTTGGATTGTCTTCCGCTATCGATCTTTGGGTGATTGAAAACACGCTGCGGTTTATGGCGGCCAGCCGGGAATATATGCCCGCGCATCGTTTTGCCATTAATCTGTCGCCAACATCGGTATGCCGCGCTCGTTTCCCTGCAGAAGTTAAGCAGCTGCTTACGCAATATCAGGTTGAACCCTGGCAACTGGTTTTTGAGGTAACGGAAAGCAACTCTCTCACCAATGCTGAGCAGGCGCAGTTGACGCTGGGACAGCTACAGCAGTTTGGCTGTCAGATAGCGATTGATGATTTCGGTACTGGCTACGCCAGCTATGCGCGGCTGAAAAACGTCGACGCCGATATTCTTAAAATTGATGGCAGTTTTATTCGCAATATAGTGTCAAACAGTCTCGATTATCAGATTGTGGCTTCTATTTGTCATTTAGCGCGAATGAAAAATATGCAGGTCGTCGCGGAGTATGTCGAGAGCGAAGAAATACGAAGCGTAGTGCTCTCGTTGGGGATCGACTATCTTCAGGGATATTTAATTGGCGAGCCGCAGCTATTATCTGAGATTCAGTAA
- a CDS encoding putative cytoplasmic protein: protein MEDNFSIYINNKLMITKNKKANKGCRRKVIIDLNQMLLLFNNYNR, encoded by the coding sequence ATGGAAGATAATTTTAGTATTTACATTAATAATAAATTAATGATAACAAAGAATAAAAAGGCGAATAAAGGCTGCAGGAGAAAGGTAATAATTGACTTAAATCAAATGTTACTTTTGTTTAATAATTACAATCGATGA
- a CDS encoding putative inner membrane protein: MRFFFILMVLPGADRRVDETSKEEEKTDKQYDTGHASVKSMSFSHTVGLTHKGFLNVGPAIWAGSGWVLQGYYQGEERNKPAFTLH; the protein is encoded by the coding sequence TTGCGCTTCTTTTTTATCCTGATGGTGCTGCCAGGCGCCGATAGAAGAGTAGACGAAACGTCCAAAGAAGAAGAGAAAACTGATAAGCAGTACGATACGGGTCATGCGAGTGTTAAATCGATGTCGTTTTCGCATACTGTTGGCCTGACTCACAAAGGGTTCCTTAACGTTGGCCCAGCGATATGGGCGGGATCAGGCTGGGTTCTTCAAGGGTATTATCAAGGCGAAGAACGTAACAAGCCTGCGTTCACTCTACATTAA
- a CDS encoding putative inner membrane protein (similar to E. coli orf, hypothetical protein (AAC75557.1); Blastp hit to AAC75557.1 (63 aa), 82% identity in aa 1 - 63): MSQANSMRKRHRFNTRMTRIVLLISFLFFFGRFVYSSIGAWQHHQDKKEAQQSSLSVTTPGQR; this comes from the coding sequence GTGAGTCAGGCCAACAGTATGCGAAAACGACATCGATTTAACACTCGCATGACCCGTATCGTACTGCTTATCAGTTTTCTCTTCTTCTTTGGACGTTTCGTCTACTCTTCTATCGGCGCCTGGCAGCACCATCAGGATAAAAAAGAAGCGCAACAGTCATCGCTTTCTGTCACCACGCCGGGACAACGTTAA
- a CDS encoding putative inner membrane protein, whose amino-acid sequence MYLEAINVTGVVPRGLPLVGRTGCPELLKIGCASYREFNHAEGYRVLYSVEGILVTAHVILSPRQDIPRLLFKRLIMA is encoded by the coding sequence ATGTACTTAGAAGCAATTAATGTTACTGGAGTTGTCCCACGAGGTTTACCCCTCGTAGGTAGAACTGGTTGCCCTGAACTGCTGAAAATTGGCTGTGCCAGCTACCGGGAGTTTAACCACGCTGAAGGCTATCGGGTTTTGTATTCGGTCGAGGGAATCTTAGTAACCGCGCATGTGATCTTATCACCCAGGCAGGATATCCCGCGGTTGCTCTTTAAGCGTCTGATCATGGCCTGA
- a CDS encoding putative cytoplasmic protein — protein sequence MDVLLMRDIEKEIIDFIDQEYNTKKYFLCGPKRIITLDTSIRDDLKLVFEDSEELLQKYFKRWNVDSEGFDILNYLNPEYFGSKEPDPRKPLTVGMLVESAKAGRWLYS from the coding sequence GTGGACGTACTTCTAATGAGAGATATTGAGAAAGAAATTATCGATTTTATCGATCAGGAATATAACACTAAAAAGTACTTTCTCTGTGGGCCAAAGCGAATCATCACGCTTGATACCAGTATTAGGGATGATCTTAAACTCGTTTTTGAAGATAGTGAAGAACTTCTACAAAAGTACTTCAAGCGTTGGAATGTAGATTCAGAAGGATTTGACATACTCAACTATCTGAATCCAGAGTACTTTGGAAGTAAAGAGCCTGATCCGCGTAAGCCACTAACGGTTGGTATGCTCGTTGAAAGTGCTAAAGCTGGGCGTTGGTTATATAGTTGA
- a CDS encoding putative IS3-like transposase (similar to E. coli IS3 putative transposase (AAC75150.1); Blastp hit to AAC75150.1 (288 aa), 54% identity in aa 146 - 242) encodes MYLAVVVDLFSCKVIGWSMQPRMTKDIVLNALLMAVWRRHPQKQVLVQSDQGSQYTRYEWLKLHGLEGSMSRCGNCHDNAVAESFFQLLKRERIKKKIYQRLRSVQVIRGDSAQIRGI; translated from the coding sequence TTGTATCTTGCCGTGGTCGTTGATTTGTTCTCGTGCAAAGTTATCGGTTGGTCAATGCAACCACGAATGACAAAAGATATTGTTCTGAATGCGCTTCTGATGGCCGTGTGGCGACGTCATCCCCAAAAACAGGTGCTGGTTCAGTCTGATCAGGGTAGTCAGTACACCCGCTATGAATGGCTGAAATTGCACGGACTGGAGGGCAGTATGAGCCGTTGTGGCAACTGTCATGACAATGCGGTTGCAGAAAGCTTTTTCCAGCTACTGAAGCGTGAACGGATAAAGAAAAAGATCTACCAACGACTCAGAAGTGTCCAGGTTATCCGTGGCGATTCAGCCCAAATAAGGGGTATTTAA